CCCAAATtcgtgacaaatacttccaaattcgtcatcaaaccctaaacccacaataatggGGTTTGCATACACAGTACATACTACAAAACCCCCAATtttatgagaaatggggtttataaccctaactagctcaaacctcaaacatgaacaagaatcttaaacaattaaattcggagttataacttaccaacactaccacaatgtagccgtgaacgaggtgaacaactttaactcttgagacccgacccgaatcactcttcttcttctccaaatctccaattctctctctagaacctctctctctagggtttgatgtgTTTGAGTGGATAAGAAATGAGGATAAGaatgagattggatcagttttagtggctcaaaaccgacccccatgtgaaaagactcaaatacccctcACTAAAACTCAAAATAAAAAAAGTATGCTGAAACAGTGGGTGTACGCGCCACGCAAACTTTAATACGCGCCCCTCACACCAAGTGTAAATTGTGTGAGCCGTGCACATAAAAGCGCGCCCCTCACACCAAGTGCAAATTTTGACTGGTTGCTTTTTCTTCATACGTGCGCGCCTCACACCCTAACTAGCGCGCCTCACACATTCCAAACTTCAATTTATGGACATTTTCTTCTTTAAACCATTCGAACTTATACCCACAACCTATATAACCCACGATAACATACGGGCTTCAAAATGTAGGAAAATAACACGATTTGCGCGATAAACACTTTAAAACCAAAGTCCTCCAACTTTAATCATTATACAATTGCACCTTTGGATTAGGGTCTTACACTTGATCGGCGTTGGAAACAGTGAAACTAGCCGCAACAACTTTATCCCCAAAAAGCTTGGAATTTTTGTTTGGCGGGCGATTAAAAGAAGGTTGCCGATTAGGATCGAACTTGACAAAGGGGGTATCGATTGCATAATCTTCGATACCCCCTTTGTGATGATGGTGTCGAAACAATTGATCACTCTCTAATTTTTTACACGCAATGAATGTTTGGTCTCGCGTCTTTAATTGGTGGGGATTCGGAAGTTTCACAAACTTTAGTCTAAATGAAATACTTCGTGGCAAGGCTCTGGTTCAAAGTCTACTCTCGGTACAAAAATTTGGCAAGCGGTCGAGTGTGTTTGTGTTTATTTCATTTGGAAAAATCAGAATAACATGGTATTTCATGGTAAATCGTGGAATGCCCTGATTTCTCTAAATGATATCCAGAGCAAATTATCCGAGTGGATTACGAGAAGGTTAAAAAAAAAGATCGGTTGTCTTGATTGGTTACATAGTCCATTTGTATATCTTAATAGTTAGTGGTGTTGTTTTTCTAGCTTTGGGTTGCTAACTTTGCAACTTTCCTCGTTGATGTTTGTTCGTGTTAGTTTCATTGTAACCGCACTCATTGTAATTCCTCTAGTATATATTAATACAATACCTTCTTGCttttagaaaaaaataaaaaattatagtgAATTTATAAAAAATACAAGTGGAAATATCAACTCTCTTATacttagtttatttatttatatttatatttatatttatttattattattttcaaatattGTGGTTCTTTCATAGTCATATCATttcataaattaatattaatattaagagtttgttaatcataactcttaacacgATGTTTAGGAAAACTATTCATGCATTATTGGTTGTAGGAAGTTAGTTACTAATTTATAGAGTAGTTATTAGAAATTTAGAAGGCATTCAAGCATGTCATAACCAAATAAAATAGCCATAAACAAATAaacaaattttaatattaaatacgtatcaaaattattaaaaataaaaatgatcaACATTTATTCGATACCAATAATAACTTATATTACAATTACAAGTAAAATCCAAAATCACACATAAGAACATTATACGTATGTTTTAAATTTACAATTGACAAATCCCAATAGCTATATTTTTATGTTACTTATAAACCAGTATAATCATATGAAACCAGATGATATATATAACTTGATGAAAGTTGATCATTTAATATGAACCCAGATGCCTTCACTTGGTATATCTTTATGCACCACAAACAGCATATAATACCCGGGTGGAGCAATCAAATTCGACGGTGGCATCGTTACCGTAATCTGATATTTTGAACTATCGAGGAGTGTAGTAGCGATGTCACTTTCAAGTATCAACAACCTTTGATTCATTGAAAACGAGTGTGTATTAAACGAGGGTGACACCATTGTAACCTTGACCAAACCCGGATTCACATTTTCAGTAACCGCAAATGTTATAACCATCCGTTTACCATACTTGGTAGAAGTACCCGAACCCGGTGACGTTATAACCGGACGTTTACCCGATTCAGTTGAATCGAGATACGAAGGTGAAAATTTCTCCAAACTTAACTCGGTAGGAAAAAGTACGTCCAGACCAAATTGGTATTTATCATGAGGGTTACTTCCACCTACAAGAATGGATCCATCTCGAATCAAAAGTGCTGTCGAGTGGTACATTCGAGGTGTGCCGGATCCGGTTTGTACCTCGAAACGGGTTCCTTTCGGGTTATCGGGTCGGTAAATGACCGGGGTTAAAACCGGGTCCCGCCCAATTTCCCATGCAGCTGCCCCGGCTGACCCACCGTTAATAATCAAAACATGACCATTTGGTAATAACAACATGTCACCCATGACACGTGCTAACGGCATGGTCTCCATAACCCACTTTGGATCCGGGTCGGATATTTTCATCCGACCGCATGTATCCATAGCTTTATCAAAAATCTGATTATTATTTGCATGAAGGAACGATAACTTTGGTGCACCACCACATATCAAAAACTCAACCTCGGGCACGTTTCCTTTTACGATCCGCATCGGGAGTAGTACACTAGAGCCGGTGCTCGGGTAGTTCCTCGGATCACCTCCCGGAATTATAGGAAAATTTTTGACAACTTGATTATTAACATAATCGAAGAAAATAGCCCGATTATTCGCGTAAATGAATAAATTTCCATCTGGATAAAGAAAAACAAACGGATATAGATTATTTTCTTCGAGATCAGTCGTCTCAGCCAAAAATGGAAAATCAATTGCAGTTTCCGTTTTCGACGTTTTTGGGTAAAACTCGTAGTTATGTTGTCCACGCCCACCAATAATAATTTGACGTCCATCTGGCAACTTATGGTTGGTGGCGTACCATCTATATTTCGAAAGTGCATTTGGTGTCTCTTCCCAATCGCACGTGTCACAAGACTTATAAGTCCTAACAACAAAGGCACCTTCAACGTCGCCCCCTGTTTGGACCAATGTTCCATCGGTCATTAAACTGCCTGAGGAACACCAGAAGTCAGTTAAAACCATAAGTGGACGAACACTGTTCGATGCCACATCATATTCGATTGAATGGGCTGTGCAGTCGATTGAATTTGGGGGGCATTTGCCCTTTGGAAGAGAAATGTTTGAAGTTCCGAAATTTTTACGATCATACATTACGACTCGATCATTAGGTAGCAGTTGCATGTGCATGGCTGATATGCCAATGCTACGTTGAAGTAAGGACCATGTTCCTCCTTTAGCGGGACATGGCAGAATGTGGTGGAGGATTATTAGTGATAACAAGAGATATGATGGTGTCATAATGGTAGTATTAATTGATTGGTTTGGTTTAAAGTATGGGGTTTTGTTTAGTGATTTGCAATTCAATTTAGGGGTTTATATAGGGAGAGATGAATTGATTACGATTACGATGTTAAGTAAAACACGTTTGAAAAAATTTACCAATTTAAGGAATTTTACATTCTTGTCATTTCTAATCTACATTTTAATCCAGATTTCTAATTTCTATTTGTTTATTTactgtatttaatattaatatttatctttTTATCATCAATAATAATAAACAGACCATTGTGTCTGAATTTCGATGACCAAAACGACATTTTGACGATCGACTTACATAGAAGTATGAAGTTAAAAACCCATTTACTTTAATTTTCATGATCGAGTATTATAGGATCGATATCGATTAGATGACTATTATCAAGGCCGACTAATACATTTCGGATGCTTTGTAAATTGTAATGAAAGGAACCTATCTCGTATAATCGAATATAATTACATTATGCTATTAGACATTAGTCAAACCTAAGCCGATCAAAGGTTCTACTAAGTGAATGGAACATTTTAAATTATTTTTGACCGGTTAACAATCCCTTCATTCTTATTTTTTAAGTTTAAAGTtttttcttttcacaaatggtAATGTCAAATTTTAAGAGATTAGGGTTCTCGCTTCTCATTGTTCCACTTCTTAGAGTTTATCCAACAAAACTCAAAAATACATATCATATATACATGTGTAACGATTCGAATATAACATAATTAGTGCAGTGGAATAAAAAATAAACACGGTAATAATAAGTATAAACAAATGGATATCAACAAATTAAAGTTAATATTCATGACATTAACTCTTAACCGCGTTGGACGCCACACTAAGTTGCTATTTATATGGATGGTACTTGTTTATCGTCATGTCATATATGGAAATTCATATTACTATTTAGGAATTAAGTAGTAAGTAGTAATTAAGTGAATGTATCAATCAACAAAAGTCCTATACGCTTTTAATTACGCATCACACAACTGTATCATGTTACTCAAAGTTATCATGAAAAACGAACATCAAGAGAAATTTTAGTTTGAATGTAGTGTTCGAAATTAATCACTTGATATAGAATAAGTTATTTGTGCAAAAAGTATATTTTCATCTTCCCATATAATTAGTAAATTCGACCAATCAATCGTATCAGGCGTATTCTTGAATTTGGAATGAACAGATCGGAGTAGGACTATACTCACATTCTCATTTCACTTGTTCAGTTCAACGAAAGCCGGTACATCACTAAATTTACCATCTTTAAAGTTCGCAAAGAACCCAAAGTAAAATTTAGGACATTATTTAATGATACACATACCGGATAATATATATCTGGTAACCATAAATCCTTAAATATAACTTACCATAGACGGTAGCCGCTACCTGGTCAGCATACGACCGACATGAAAAGCAATCCAATAAGGAAGCCAAAAACCAACAAGTAAGCTAGAACCGGCACAACGTTCGTGGATGATGCAGGAATGACGTCATAACACAAAGATCAGACCTGATACGAAATCGTAAATCGGCTCATGGATCACGTACCACGGTAGTGTTTATACGTAAACCCAACTGCAAGGCATTTACACAGGTAAGCCTTGCCAATGGCAGTGCGCACATGTGTCATCAGTGTGACACGTAAGCCCGACATATTAGCCTTAAAAGGCTTGGGTCCAACTCCCAATGTTAATCAACCCATAACTAAATGACACGTCAGCATGGTCAGACACATGACAACACAAACCTTAGTGTTTGCCTAtaaatattgtaacatcccgcctttttccgtttaccttccgttatactattttaaagtccgttatataatcataacatcctccgttaatacgcgttttaaaatatcccgtttaggtaattcacgcacccgattcaaactcgtGGGACTAGACTtgtcaaatgaccaaagatgttactaggtcaaatggtcaaaccatcatcccttccactcattcacctcctcactcttttactacttccactttattctctcaaacaccaaatcaaagattcatcatctattcaagatctagcaagcatcaattcaaacaaattacatattcggaatccttgcatcttcctcttcaaatccataccaatctcattgcatttgagtaactttctaaaaacactagattttgtgttcttgatgttttcaacttataaaagtgttaattagtgtctatggctcaagtctaacatgagtatatgatttatatgctcgatcttgttattttaagtaactagcttaaacttgaaatggatgtgcttgatcttgagatttggttgcctaaatattgttagatgttaaaattgcatgtattaaatgtgttactaatatcactagcttcaatttggtatgtaggttgacatgaatagcttcataaacataattgttaaatttgtgacttTGAGTtcgggtttgatagaagtaaaatgaacttttgatgcattgaatgctttgcaatgttgtttgtaagtgtttagttgtattgtatgtgtaattacctacgaaacggcgtatcatatgtgtgcatttaattcccgaatcatcaatatgcatttataaacttgaagcatttatgatgagcattaattgatcattcaatttggaaatttgattattgtaaatgatgattttggttgatgaaatgtgtttagttgcattcctcgttaaattacctttccaacgatgtatggtatacgttttaagtgtttacggtttgcgatttgtgcttaattgaagtttggttgagacttgaacaattgaaactggtcaggtaccagttcacgttgattgccgcggcgcggcactccttggtcgcggcgcgacattaggcgtggccaggGACTGACCAACTTTacaattttacgaaaaatgtttgctatgctacgcacctccgattcacatgtaacttgttctaacatgcttatatgtgattaaaaacctcaaaaaaatagttccggaccgacccgaacgtgttgactttttcgttgactttgacttgaccaaagttgaattttgtccaaacttaatcaatacttgtttaaaccattctaatcttcttgcatacttgattcttacatgaaacttgacaacttgattcacatgctttataatcgagtcgtaatgagccataggactaattgaacactttgaccaaccgtgtttaccgatattgatacgaacctatttgtctaggtcaagactagcattcgttcttgcacacgttactttgtgaagtacaatttactattcgtgcaaccaaggtgagatcatagtcccaccttttcaacaacttttacttttaaactatggaatgagaaacatatacttatcatacttttatgctttgaacacaagtataaaaacaaacattccacagcgagttagaacaaaaagcctcaattcaattatcattagttacacttccagggtgtaaacgtgaacttatgttatgtgatcacattggacttgacgagccctcattcggacgattcgctgccgttagcggatgaaatatattttcgagtatagtgtatgttctaacactacgtaacagggtacaaaacagtcaagtcttgataattgggtgctcgcaaacatacttttggaatacaaacgatctggataatcatctatattaaatcttgtggttcaaaaataatgttactaatacacctatgatttcaccaacgtttttcgttgacagttttctatatgttttctcaggtcctttaatgctaggtgatacatgcttccgcacattattttttatacctgcttggatgtcgagtatacatgcatacgtggagcgtcttttgacttaacttaatttgtgtcgcatagttttcaattgtacttaaaacattgtaacatgtttggtcgtcgaactactttgtaaactttgaaacatctttataattgaaatgaatgcgacatattttggtcaaacgttgttttaaagacttatgaccacgtaacgggacctaagtagacagcgctgtcaatgacgattttgtcgggtcgctacagatggtatcagagctttggttgtagggatttagagttcattggtgtcaaccccgagtcatagggtacattagtaagtctagactacaacctgcatatagacttgaagtaggaattacttgactacttgtgcatttatactcgaactcttctattcatatctaactcttattccatcttaatctcacgttgtttaagttgattgacacgccaccttgactatatgaaataatgtcgaatgcacatatgaattagggtaatataattgccgggattatattacggtgactcacatagacgttccgacattatgacataaagaatttaaggcgagtcaaggaaaattttctctctatccttattccatatcacggttagtattattaagaatactaatcaacgatattcttgtgttttaaaggaacaatgcctccacgccgtgtaccacgccatgaaactcccgaacaagctctacaacgaatgatagccaccgccgtagatgcggccatggccggtcactcatccaacaacaacaacaataacaacaaccacaacaacaacaacaacaacaacaatggagccggtaatttaaacgagggatgctcctataaagctttaatggggtgcaaacctcacaccttcgatggaaccgggggaccggttgtgctcacccgatggtttgagcaaacggaagccgtctttagcataagcggttgtcgggaccaagacaaggtcaaatactccactcacacttttgcTGGTGTCGCTcttacgtggtggaacacctatgtacaatcggtgggtaccgatgaagctcatgccctctcttgggccgagttaagggaaaagatgatcatcgaatatttccctcgcgaagaaacccgaaggctcgaataaaagctaagaactttaaaagcggtcgaaacgatctcaaggcctataatcaacgatttttcgaactagccttgatgtgcccaaaccttgtgaaccccgaatctttaagggttgaactttacatggatggtcttccaaagagcatcaaacacggggtaatgtcatccaaacccactaatcatcaagaagctttgaatatggatcgcaaattgatagaaacggtggacgaaatcgtagtaccggcacctaaggccgaagaTAAATAGGGTGGCAACAAaataaaatgggaagccactccatcaagcaactacaacaagaacaaccccgccaagaaacctttcacctccgatgacaagaaaggttatgccgagaataaaccattttgcaacaagtgccacaaacatcattatggtgaatgtggcaagccattttgcaacaaaagtcaaaggagtggccatgtggccaacgattgtagaaacaccgctcctgttgctcaaaaggggcccaatgcaccaagaccgggtgtttgttttgaatgtggccaaccaggtcattataggaatgtgtgcccaaagaagaaagctaaccccaatgcacgcgtccgagcttttaacatcaacaccgaggaagcccgagatgacaatgaactagtcacgggtacgtttcttctcaacaattcttatatctcttgtttattcgattcgggtgccgacaagagttttgtatccaagactttgactcattcttttagcactccaccactcccactagatactacttacaccattgaggtggctaacggaaaactattgagttccGACAAATTTTACAGggagtgtacgttaaacttattgggtaaagagtttgaaattgacttgatacctatggaactagggagctttgatgtaataattggtatggattggttaaccaaaaagaaatctcacattctttgtgatcttaaagcgattcaaattcctatcgagaatggtgaacccttgattgtctatggcgataagatttgcaccggactcaacctcgtctcgtgccttaaagttgaaaaataccttcgtaaaggttgttttgcgatccttgcccaagTTAAGAAAGTAGAGTCCGATGCGAAGCATATCgacgatgtgccaattgttagtgacttttccgatgtatttcccgacgaatttccgggtcttccacctcatcgaccggttgaattccaaatagatcttattccaggagccgcacttgtagcacgtgcaccgtatagacttgccccATCCGaaatacaagaattgcaaagtcaaatccaagaactacttgaccgtggttttatccaacctagccattcaccatggggtgctccgattttattcgttaagaagaaagatggatccctacgaatgtgcatcgactatcgtgaactaaacaaattgacggttaagaaccgatatcctctttcacgcatcgatgacctctttgatcaactacaaggatctcgtgtatattcgaaaatcgatcttcgctcggggtatcatcaactaagggttaaaggggaagatgtctccaaaaccgcct
This genomic window from Rutidosis leptorrhynchoides isolate AG116_Rl617_1_P2 chromosome 2, CSIRO_AGI_Rlap_v1, whole genome shotgun sequence contains:
- the LOC139889182 gene encoding aldehyde oxidase GLOX-like produces the protein MTPSYLLLSLIILHHILPCPAKGGTWSLLQRSIGISAMHMQLLPNDRVVMYDRKNFGTSNISLPKGKCPPNSIDCTAHSIEYDVASNSVRPLMVLTDFWCSSGSLMTDGTLVQTGGDVEGAFVVRTYKSCDTCDWEETPNALSKYRWYATNHKLPDGRQIIIGGRGQHNYEFYPKTSKTETAIDFPFLAETTDLEENNLYPFVFLYPDGNLFIYANNRAIFFDYVNNQVVKNFPIIPGGDPRNYPSTGSSVLLPMRIVKGNVPEVEFLICGGAPKLSFLHANNNQIFDKAMDTCGRMKISDPDPKWVMETMPLARVMGDMLLLPNGHVLIINGGSAGAAAWEIGRDPVLTPVIYRPDNPKGTRFEVQTGSGTPRMYHSTALLIRDGSILVGGSNPHDKYQFGLDVLFPTELSLEKFSPSYLDSTESGKRPVITSPGSGTSTKYGKRMVITFAVTENVNPGLVKVTMVSPSFNTHSFSMNQRLLILESDIATTLLDSSKYQITVTMPPSNLIAPPGYYMLFVVHKDIPSEGIWVHIK